A DNA window from Providencia huaxiensis contains the following coding sequences:
- the cydD gene encoding heme ABC transporter permease/ATP-binding protein CydD, whose amino-acid sequence MDKSRQTELVRWLKQHSAPAKRWLRISMLLGILSGLLIIAQAWFLAVILQALIMDNVPREQLLTPFMLLICVFVLRAIVTYIRERVGFRCGQVVRQEIRTMVLDKLQELGPVWVKGKPAGSWATIILEQIEDMQDYYSRYLPQMYLAGIIPIMILIAIFPFNWAAALILFVTAPLIPIFMALVGLGAADANRRNFIALGRLSGSFLDRLRGLDTLRLFFREKAEIKQIRESTEDFRSRTMEVLRMAFLSSGVLEFFASISIAVVAVYFGFSYLGEMNFGSYGLPVTLFAGFLALILSPEFFQPLRDLGTYYHAKAQAVGAAETLETLLNSEGEQKAQQGTQTLSNEAIYIQAKQLEILSHDGVRLAGPLDFNIEPQQRIAIVGQSGAGKSSLLNLLLGFLPYRGSITINGVELRELCPDKWRELLGWVGQNPHLPEQTLIENICLGKPNATEAEIKQAIDNAYVSEFLAHLPDGLNTKLGDYAARLSVGQAQRVAVTRTLLKPSRMLLLDEPAASLDSHSEQRVMQTLNQLSSQQTTLLVTHLLEETLDYDQIWVMANGQIIQQGNYTQLSQSEGAFAQLLAHRSEEL is encoded by the coding sequence ATGGATAAATCAAGACAGACTGAATTGGTACGTTGGTTAAAACAACACAGTGCCCCTGCCAAGCGCTGGTTGCGGATCTCTATGTTACTAGGCATTTTGAGCGGATTACTGATTATTGCTCAGGCCTGGTTCTTAGCTGTTATCTTACAAGCATTGATTATGGATAACGTTCCTCGAGAACAGCTATTAACCCCTTTTATGCTTTTGATCTGCGTTTTCGTCTTACGCGCAATTGTCACTTATATACGAGAACGTGTTGGCTTTCGTTGTGGCCAAGTGGTGCGCCAAGAAATACGCACCATGGTACTCGATAAACTTCAAGAACTTGGCCCTGTATGGGTTAAAGGTAAGCCTGCGGGGAGTTGGGCTACGATTATTCTTGAACAAATTGAAGACATGCAAGATTACTATTCACGCTATCTTCCACAAATGTATTTAGCAGGGATCATCCCCATTATGATCCTGATTGCTATTTTCCCATTTAACTGGGCAGCCGCCCTCATTTTATTTGTCACTGCCCCGCTGATCCCGATTTTTATGGCATTAGTTGGCTTAGGTGCGGCAGACGCTAACCGTCGTAATTTTATTGCATTAGGCCGTTTAAGTGGCAGTTTTCTTGATAGGTTACGAGGCCTAGATACCTTACGGTTATTTTTTCGTGAGAAAGCAGAAATTAAGCAAATTCGCGAGTCAACAGAGGATTTTCGTTCCAGAACGATGGAAGTACTCAGAATGGCATTTCTGTCTTCAGGCGTACTTGAGTTTTTTGCGTCGATTTCGATTGCTGTTGTTGCCGTCTATTTTGGATTTTCCTACCTTGGTGAAATGAACTTTGGTAGCTATGGCTTACCTGTCACACTGTTTGCTGGCTTCCTTGCTTTGATACTTTCTCCAGAGTTTTTCCAACCATTACGTGACCTTGGCACATACTACCACGCTAAAGCACAAGCTGTTGGTGCCGCTGAAACACTCGAAACGCTATTAAACAGTGAGGGGGAACAAAAAGCTCAACAAGGCACCCAAACACTGAGCAATGAAGCTATCTATATTCAAGCTAAACAATTAGAAATTTTATCCCATGATGGCGTGCGCCTTGCAGGGCCATTAGATTTCAATATTGAGCCACAACAACGTATTGCTATTGTCGGTCAAAGTGGTGCAGGGAAAAGCTCATTACTGAATTTATTGTTAGGCTTTCTACCTTATCGCGGCTCCATCACCATAAATGGCGTTGAACTTCGCGAATTATGCCCTGACAAATGGCGTGAGTTACTGGGTTGGGTTGGGCAAAACCCCCACCTTCCAGAGCAAACATTGATTGAAAATATCTGTTTAGGCAAGCCAAATGCTACAGAAGCAGAAATTAAACAGGCTATTGATAATGCCTATGTTTCCGAATTCTTAGCTCATTTACCTGACGGCCTAAATACCAAACTCGGTGACTATGCTGCCCGTCTTTCGGTCGGCCAAGCTCAGCGAGTTGCCGTTACTCGGACCCTGTTGAAACCATCTCGTATGCTACTTTTAGATGAGCCCGCTGCAAGCCTAGACTCCCACAGTGAGCAACGTGTCATGCAGACACTTAACCAGCTATCAAGCCAGCAAACGACCCTCTTAGTCACCCATTTACTGGAAGAAACCCTGGATTACGACCAAATTTGGGTAATGGCTAATGGGCAAATCATTCAGCAAGGTAATTACACACAATTGAGTCAGTCAGAAGGCGCTTTTGCCCAGTTACTTGCCCATCGCAGTGAGGAGCTTTGA
- a CDS encoding DUF7057 domain-containing protein yields the protein MGQQSERDVIRGYSYFIIVILAVIQGIVITATTDYSTRLESQLSATTLYLPILLAIFVPSAISYLITNAKSAIFYLNIVVIIGLIFWLNYWHSQDFQNPTDADPFFAFITLTVLLFFMLPWMQSWQTTRTWKIDYGCLMGLYIKNTFLGVLASAIGGLLTLIVKIASFLFGIVNLTFLSEALDNDVIYWVSFALGFNVSLAFLRATLNVQLSNFVSFIARFFLPLLNIVAVIFLGGFVVSHFSGLTSAGLGSAVMLWFLILNLIFINFVYGDGTTQYQFRAGLNGFVLISIILLNAFSVLSLYGILVRVNQYSWSIERLYAFTIALFLFALVFAYSIAIIYKKSAWMSYLGSINKAGILSLIAIILVINSPIADFKRITLNSILAGIENGKIKVNSSLAYDLKQLGEKGLQAFEQLNKNPEYQKLFQTSPYEEEQRKPLKSVLIQAQNSPTIPDSWFDLGENLSSAWYCTSQYDPYPCVGFMADINQNNQDDVVMCYSYPSGSNIDCHIWQQTEQSWELMDTQTHSFDTIKEKDQAWDNLLKGNFKLKPKEWLMIDPSS from the coding sequence ATGGGGCAACAATCAGAACGTGATGTCATTCGCGGTTATTCTTATTTTATTATTGTCATACTTGCCGTAATTCAAGGCATCGTCATCACAGCCACGACTGATTACTCTACCCGTCTAGAAAGCCAACTTAGCGCCACCACTCTGTATCTACCTATTTTGCTCGCCATTTTTGTTCCTTCAGCAATAAGTTACCTAATTACCAATGCAAAATCCGCTATTTTCTATCTCAACATTGTTGTCATTATTGGGTTAATTTTCTGGCTCAATTACTGGCATTCCCAAGACTTTCAAAATCCGACAGATGCAGACCCATTCTTCGCCTTTATCACCCTAACTGTTCTACTCTTTTTTATGCTTCCTTGGATGCAATCGTGGCAAACCACAAGAACATGGAAAATCGACTACGGTTGCTTGATGGGGCTATATATTAAAAATACCTTTTTAGGTGTTCTAGCTTCTGCAATAGGTGGGTTACTCACTTTAATCGTAAAAATAGCCAGTTTTCTATTTGGTATTGTTAACCTAACTTTTTTGAGTGAAGCTCTTGATAACGACGTTATCTATTGGGTGAGCTTTGCACTTGGCTTCAACGTAAGTTTAGCTTTTTTACGCGCAACATTGAATGTACAACTCAGTAATTTTGTTAGCTTTATTGCTCGTTTTTTCTTACCTCTTTTAAATATTGTTGCCGTTATTTTCTTGGGTGGTTTCGTTGTTTCTCATTTTTCAGGTTTAACCTCTGCGGGTTTAGGCTCCGCAGTGATGCTATGGTTTTTAATTTTAAACCTCATTTTTATTAATTTTGTGTATGGCGATGGCACAACGCAATATCAATTCCGTGCAGGCCTAAATGGTTTTGTTTTAATTAGCATTATTCTACTCAATGCATTCTCAGTGCTTTCTCTTTATGGCATTTTGGTGCGAGTAAACCAGTATAGTTGGAGTATTGAACGCCTGTATGCCTTTACTATTGCCTTATTCCTATTTGCACTGGTTTTTGCTTATAGCATTGCCATTATCTATAAAAAATCAGCTTGGATGTCCTATCTGGGGTCTATCAATAAAGCAGGAATTTTATCTCTGATTGCCATTATATTAGTTATTAACAGCCCAATAGCTGATTTTAAACGCATCACACTGAACAGTATTCTTGCAGGTATTGAAAATGGCAAAATTAAAGTCAATAGCTCCCTTGCTTATGACTTAAAACAATTAGGTGAAAAAGGACTACAGGCTTTTGAACAACTCAATAAGAACCCTGAATATCAAAAGCTATTCCAAACTAGCCCTTATGAAGAAGAACAGCGAAAACCGCTAAAGTCAGTTTTAATTCAAGCTCAAAATAGCCCTACAATACCCGATAGTTGGTTCGACCTCGGGGAGAACCTTAGCAGTGCATGGTATTGTACTTCACAATACGACCCATACCCATGTGTTGGCTTTATGGCCGATATTAACCAAAACAATCAAGATGATGTGGTTATGTGCTATTCCTACCCAAGTGGCTCTAATATTGATTGCCATATATGGCAACAAACGGAACAAAGCTGGGAGTTAATGGATACGCAAACTCACTCATTTGATACCATAAAAGAAAAAGATCAGGCTTGGGATAATTTATTGAAAGGAAACTTTAAATTGAAACCTAAAGAATGGTTAATGATAGACCCCTCTTCTTAA
- the trxB gene encoding thioredoxin-disulfide reductase produces the protein MSTTTHRKLIILGSGPAGYTAAVYAARANLNPALITGVEKGGQLTTTTEVENWPGDPEGLTGPGLMERMHEHASKFDTEIISDHIQKVDLKQRPFRLIGDENEYTCDALIIATGASARYIGLPSEEAFKGRGVSACATCDGFFYRNQKVAVVGGGNTAVEEALYLSNIASEVHLIHRRDSFRAEKILINRLMDKVENGNIILHTDRTLNEVLGDDMGVTGVRLECTKTHVTEDIPVMGAFIAIGHSPNTGIFEGQLDLDNGYIKVQSGTQGNATQTSVEGVFAAGDVMDHIYRQAITSAGTGCMAALDAERYLDGLASK, from the coding sequence ATGAGCACAACAACACATCGCAAGTTAATCATTCTTGGTTCTGGCCCTGCGGGCTATACTGCGGCTGTCTATGCTGCACGTGCAAACTTAAACCCAGCATTGATTACTGGGGTGGAAAAAGGCGGTCAATTGACCACCACAACTGAAGTTGAAAACTGGCCTGGTGACCCAGAAGGTTTAACCGGTCCAGGGCTTATGGAACGCATGCATGAGCACGCGTCAAAATTTGACACCGAAATCATATCTGACCATATCCAAAAAGTGGACTTAAAACAACGTCCTTTCCGTTTAATTGGCGATGAAAATGAATATACCTGTGATGCACTGATTATTGCGACAGGGGCTTCCGCTCGTTATATCGGCCTACCTTCAGAAGAAGCGTTCAAAGGCCGTGGCGTTTCAGCTTGTGCAACCTGTGACGGTTTCTTCTATCGTAACCAAAAAGTCGCTGTCGTTGGTGGTGGAAACACTGCAGTAGAAGAAGCACTGTACCTTTCTAACATTGCTTCAGAAGTCCATTTAATTCATCGCCGTGATAGTTTCCGTGCGGAAAAAATCCTGATTAATCGTTTAATGGATAAAGTTGAGAACGGTAATATTATTCTACATACCGACCGTACATTAAATGAAGTATTAGGTGATGATATGGGCGTAACGGGTGTGCGCTTAGAGTGTACGAAAACACATGTAACAGAAGATATTCCTGTTATGGGGGCATTTATTGCCATCGGCCACAGCCCAAATACCGGTATTTTTGAAGGCCAATTAGATTTAGACAACGGTTATATTAAAGTGCAATCTGGCACTCAAGGCAATGCAACTCAAACGTCTGTTGAAGGTGTGTTCGCTGCAGGTGATGTCATGGACCATATATACCGCCAAGCAATTACCTCTGCGGGTACAGGTTGTATGGCAGCCTTAGATGCAGAACGCTACCTTGATGGTTTAGCATCTAAATAA
- the lrp gene encoding leucine-responsive transcriptional regulator Lrp: MIDNKKRPGKDLDRIDRNILNELQKDGRISNVELSKRVGLSPTPCLERVRRLERQGFISGYTALLNPHYLDASLLVFVEITLNRGAADVFEQFNTAVQKLEEIQECHLVSGDFDYLLKTRVPDMSAYRKLLGETLLRLPGVNDTRTYVVMEEVKQSNRLVIKTR; the protein is encoded by the coding sequence ATGATTGACAATAAAAAGCGTCCTGGCAAAGACCTTGACCGTATCGACAGGAATATATTAAACGAACTACAAAAAGACGGGCGAATTTCTAACGTAGAGCTATCTAAACGAGTTGGTTTATCTCCAACACCTTGTTTAGAGCGTGTACGTCGTCTTGAGAGACAAGGATTTATCTCTGGCTATACGGCGTTATTAAATCCACACTACTTAGATGCATCTTTGCTCGTGTTTGTTGAGATTACACTCAACCGTGGCGCTGCAGATGTGTTTGAGCAATTCAATACTGCAGTTCAAAAACTGGAAGAAATTCAGGAATGTCACCTAGTTTCTGGTGACTTTGACTACCTGTTGAAAACGCGTGTGCCAGATATGTCCGCATATCGTAAACTGTTAGGTGAAACTCTGTTACGTTTACCAGGCGTGAACGACACTCGTACCTATGTAGTTATGGAAGAAGTTAAACAAAGCAATCGCTTAGTGATCAAAACTCGCTAA
- a CDS encoding DNA translocase FtsK 4TM domain-containing protein has translation MSQEYTEDKHIKFKKLSSGRRLLEVILLAICLSALFLMVALLSFSPSDPSWSQTTWNAPVKNLGGSVGSWSADILFSAFGILAFAIPPLLLLGCWAIFQYESQRRYIDFFSLSLRLIGGLALILSSCGLAALNFDDLPNFASGGVIGSVFSSAIMPWFNSLGATLALLFLWAISFTLFTGWSWLTIAEKIGAAVLLPITLLTNRARGDDLDDYDYDVEETEGALQRAQEAEHRANDDLEHIDVDDVLFSAPTVAELVTEVDPTTVKTTSEAITAPENPIPSVNQNELEQDPEPAFSTVDEPSTYHFEVPEDYQPKLGAGFDAISETANEPLVQSSAYVAPEEPMFGVHHNQQTEPQKHDNIASPGYSNNQATSVNQAAFEPQATSVSSLDPSNITQNIIPSSVTERVSNPAALAAAGISVAALERHAQVKQNMEPELPRPNPVRLPTRRELYGIRIPSLRDAELQRREEEASKREQVYQQWSASESDEPATDDEAQQDELLRAQFLEQQRERYGDVDETDYEAPLNSVHSNEDQLQNEPMAENKASAFTQPEIEHRWASASQQSNNTHTIPEPEEVPPTLDNSYQPQFTQAYSSQEQEDFEPKIDLRKEFSVLDSFTPVDDLVDNEPADPLFMPSFSATSVPPAVPQNNIAEGLGNSPSITQTFAQPQQPQQPQQPQQPQQPQQPQQPQQPQQPQQPQQPQQPQQPQQPQQPQQPQQPQQPQQPQQDSLFHPFLVRNDQPLPKPTTPMPSLDLLASPPAQEEPVDMFKLEQTARLIEARLNDYRVKAEVVGFSPGPVITRFELDLAPGVKAARISTLSRDLARSLSTVAVRVVEVIPGKPYVGLELPNEKRQTVYLSEVLDCDDFRKNPSPLTIVLGKDIEGDPVVADLAKMPHLLVAGTTGSGKSVGVNAMILSILYKAKPEDVRFIMIDPKMLELSIYEGIPHLLTEVVTDMKDAANALRWCVNEMERRYKLMSALGVRNLAGYNERIKAAEEMGRPIPDPHWKPGDSMDVEHPTLKKEPYIVVMVDEFADLMMTAGKKVEELIARLAQKARAAGIHLVLATQRPSVDIITGLIKANIPTRIAFTVSSKIDSRTILDQGGAESLLGMGDMLYLPPNSSIPVRVHGAFVRDQEVHAVVNDWKARGKPQYIDSITTCSDDSEGGGYDSGGEELDPLFDQAVEFVVEKQRVSISGVQRQFRIGYNRAARIVEQMEIQGIVSEQGHNGNREVLAPPSMGH, from the coding sequence ATGAGCCAAGAATATACAGAAGATAAACATATCAAATTTAAAAAACTAAGTAGCGGAAGACGGCTATTAGAGGTTATTTTGCTCGCAATATGCTTGAGCGCACTCTTCTTAATGGTGGCTTTATTGAGCTTCAGCCCTTCAGATCCAAGCTGGTCACAAACGACTTGGAATGCCCCTGTGAAAAATTTAGGGGGGAGCGTTGGTTCATGGAGTGCAGATATCCTTTTCTCTGCTTTTGGTATTCTTGCATTTGCAATCCCTCCATTATTGCTTTTAGGGTGTTGGGCGATTTTCCAATATGAAAGTCAACGTCGATATATTGACTTTTTCTCTTTATCATTAAGATTAATTGGTGGGCTAGCGCTTATTTTATCCTCTTGTGGCCTCGCAGCTCTCAATTTTGACGACTTACCTAACTTCGCCTCTGGTGGTGTGATTGGCAGTGTATTTAGTAGTGCAATTATGCCGTGGTTCAATTCATTAGGTGCCACTTTAGCATTACTGTTTTTATGGGCGATAAGCTTTACGCTGTTTACTGGGTGGTCATGGCTTACCATTGCAGAAAAAATTGGTGCAGCCGTCCTTCTCCCGATTACGTTGCTAACAAATCGAGCAAGGGGAGACGATTTAGATGATTATGATTACGATGTTGAAGAAACTGAAGGGGCTTTACAGCGTGCGCAAGAAGCAGAGCACAGAGCCAATGATGACTTAGAACACATTGATGTTGATGATGTTTTATTTTCTGCACCCACAGTGGCTGAATTAGTCACAGAAGTCGACCCAACAACGGTAAAAACGACGAGCGAAGCGATTACAGCGCCAGAAAATCCAATCCCTTCGGTCAATCAAAATGAATTAGAACAAGATCCAGAACCCGCTTTCTCGACAGTGGATGAACCGAGCACATATCATTTTGAAGTACCAGAAGATTACCAACCTAAGCTCGGTGCTGGTTTTGATGCAATATCAGAAACAGCTAATGAGCCGTTAGTTCAATCGTCTGCGTATGTTGCACCAGAAGAACCGATGTTTGGTGTTCATCATAATCAACAAACAGAGCCTCAAAAACACGATAATATCGCTTCTCCAGGGTACTCGAATAATCAGGCAACATCTGTTAATCAAGCGGCGTTTGAACCACAGGCGACATCAGTGTCATCACTTGATCCTTCAAATATAACGCAAAACATTATTCCGTCATCTGTCACTGAAAGGGTTTCTAACCCGGCTGCATTAGCGGCTGCAGGTATTTCAGTCGCGGCACTGGAGCGTCATGCTCAAGTTAAACAAAATATGGAGCCAGAGCTTCCGCGACCTAATCCTGTTCGTTTACCGACGCGTCGTGAATTATATGGCATTCGCATTCCGTCGTTACGTGATGCAGAACTACAACGGCGTGAAGAAGAGGCCTCTAAACGTGAGCAGGTGTATCAGCAGTGGTCTGCAAGTGAGTCTGACGAGCCTGCAACTGATGATGAAGCGCAACAAGACGAATTACTACGAGCGCAGTTTTTAGAACAGCAACGCGAACGTTATGGTGATGTTGATGAAACTGATTATGAAGCACCGTTAAATAGCGTGCATTCTAATGAAGACCAATTGCAAAATGAGCCAATGGCAGAAAATAAAGCCAGCGCATTTACGCAGCCAGAGATTGAACACCGCTGGGCGTCGGCTTCACAACAATCTAATAATACACATACAATTCCAGAGCCTGAGGAAGTCCCACCAACACTGGATAACAGCTATCAGCCGCAGTTTACGCAAGCGTATTCTTCTCAAGAACAAGAGGACTTTGAGCCTAAGATTGATTTAAGAAAAGAGTTTTCTGTACTGGATAGTTTTACTCCTGTTGATGATTTGGTTGACAATGAGCCTGCAGACCCATTATTTATGCCATCATTTAGCGCGACTTCCGTTCCACCTGCAGTTCCACAAAATAATATTGCAGAAGGGCTTGGCAATTCACCGTCAATAACTCAAACTTTTGCGCAGCCACAGCAGCCACAGCAGCCACAGCAGCCACAGCAGCCACAGCAGCCACAGCAGCCACAGCAGCCACAGCAGCCACAGCAGCCACAGCAGCCACAGCAGCCACAGCAGCCACAGCAGCCACAGCAGCCACAGCAGCCACAGCAGCCACAGCAGCCACAGCAGCCACAGCAGCCACAGCAGGATAGCTTATTCCACCCGTTCTTAGTGCGTAATGACCAACCATTACCAAAGCCAACAACCCCAATGCCGTCTCTTGATTTGCTGGCAAGTCCGCCAGCGCAAGAAGAGCCAGTGGATATGTTCAAACTAGAACAAACAGCAAGGCTGATTGAAGCAAGGCTAAATGATTATCGTGTTAAAGCTGAAGTGGTTGGGTTTTCTCCAGGTCCTGTTATTACTCGGTTTGAACTTGACCTAGCACCGGGAGTAAAAGCAGCACGGATATCAACATTGTCACGTGACCTTGCTCGTTCATTATCAACCGTAGCTGTACGCGTTGTAGAAGTGATACCGGGTAAACCTTATGTGGGCCTTGAACTCCCTAATGAGAAACGGCAAACCGTTTATTTAAGTGAAGTCTTAGATTGCGATGACTTCCGTAAAAATCCGTCACCACTGACAATCGTGCTAGGTAAAGATATTGAAGGCGACCCCGTTGTTGCTGATTTAGCGAAAATGCCGCACTTGCTCGTTGCGGGGACAACCGGCTCTGGTAAGTCGGTTGGGGTGAATGCAATGATCCTCAGCATCTTGTATAAAGCGAAACCAGAAGATGTCCGCTTTATCATGATTGACCCGAAAATGCTCGAGTTATCCATTTATGAAGGTATCCCGCACCTATTGACGGAAGTGGTTACTGACATGAAAGATGCAGCGAATGCTTTGCGTTGGTGTGTGAATGAAATGGAACGCCGTTATAAACTGATGTCTGCGTTAGGGGTACGTAACCTCGCGGGGTATAACGAGCGCATCAAAGCGGCAGAAGAAATGGGGCGGCCAATCCCTGATCCACATTGGAAACCCGGTGATAGCATGGATGTCGAACATCCAACGCTGAAAAAAGAGCCTTACATTGTCGTCATGGTTGATGAATTTGCTGACTTAATGATGACGGCAGGTAAAAAAGTGGAAGAGTTAATTGCACGGTTGGCTCAAAAAGCGCGTGCAGCAGGTATTCATTTGGTATTGGCAACTCAGCGGCCATCGGTTGATATCATTACTGGACTAATCAAAGCAAATATTCCAACGCGGATTGCATTTACGGTATCCAGTAAGATTGACTCACGCACGATCCTTGACCAAGGTGGAGCTGAGTCGTTATTAGGTATGGGGGATATGCTGTATTTACCACCAAACTCTTCAATACCTGTGCGGGTACACGGTGCCTTTGTTCGTGACCAAGAGGTTCATGCTGTTGTGAATGACTGGAAAGCTCGCGGTAAACCACAATATATTGATAGCATCACAACCTGTAGTGATGATAGCGAAGGTGGTGGTTATGATAGCGGTGGTGAAGAGCTCGACCCACTGTTTGACCAAGCAGTTGAGTTTGTTGTTGAGAAACAACGCGTTTCCATTTCTGGGGTTCAACGCCAATTTAGGATTGGTTATAACCGAGCTGCAAGGATTGTCGAGCAAATGGAAATCCAAGGTATTGTCAGTGAGCAAGGGCACAATGGTAACCGTGAAGTTCTGGCTCCTCCGTCAATGGGACATTAA
- the lolA gene encoding outer membrane lipoprotein chaperone LolA yields the protein MKKMMLLGALALSLHIGQVLADASQDLQERLNKVNSFQASFSQKVTSPEGDLVQEGVGDLWLERPNLFNWNMTSPDESVLVSDGKNLWFYNPFVEQVTVTNLADATQDTPFLLITRNDPKDWKQYSIIQQGNTFDLKPKQTSGTLKRFSITVSPEGTIEQFSAVEQDGQTSAYQLKEQKNGRVDASKFKFTVPKGVTLDDQRSNTK from the coding sequence ATGAAAAAAATGATGTTATTGGGTGCGTTAGCCCTAAGTTTACATATTGGCCAAGTATTGGCAGACGCAAGCCAAGACCTTCAAGAACGTTTGAATAAGGTCAATAGCTTCCAAGCTAGCTTCTCGCAGAAGGTGACGAGTCCTGAAGGGGATTTGGTTCAAGAAGGTGTTGGGGACTTATGGCTTGAGCGTCCAAATTTATTTAATTGGAACATGACATCACCGGATGAAAGTGTACTTGTGTCTGATGGAAAAAATTTGTGGTTTTATAACCCGTTTGTCGAGCAAGTGACCGTGACTAATTTAGCGGATGCCACGCAGGATACGCCATTTTTACTGATTACGCGTAACGACCCGAAAGATTGGAAACAGTACTCAATCATTCAGCAGGGAAATACGTTTGATTTAAAACCAAAACAAACTAGTGGAACTTTAAAACGTTTTTCCATTACGGTTTCTCCCGAAGGGACGATTGAGCAGTTTTCAGCGGTTGAGCAAGATGGCCAAACTAGCGCTTATCAATTAAAAGAGCAGAAAAATGGTCGCGTTGATGCAAGTAAATTCAAATTTACAGTACCAAAAGGCGTCACTTTAGATGACCAGCGCTCAAATACCAAATAA
- a CDS encoding replication-associated recombination protein A, with translation MGNLSLDFSQNEFQPLAARMRPETLEQYIGQKHLLAEGKPLPRAIKAGHLHSMILWGPPGTGKTTLAEIIGNYAQADIERISAVTSGIKEIRESIEKARQNRSAGRRTILFVDEVHRFNKSQQDAFLPHIEDGTITFIGATTENPSFELNSALLSRARVYLLKSLEENDIEQVLLQALADTSRGLGGQNVVLPDSTRKMVAQLVNGDARRSLNLLEMMADMAEADSQGQRILSADLLKEVSGERTARFDNKGDRYYDLISALHKSIRGSAPDAALYWFARIITAGGDPLYVARRLLAIASEDVGNADPRAMQVAISAWDCFTRVGPAEGERAIAQAIVYLACAPKSNAVYTAYKAAIKDAQMQPDYDVPEHLRNAPTKLLKEMGAGKEYRYAHDEPNAYAAGENYFPEPMQTTRYYYPTKRGQESKFAEKLDWLAQQDQISTTKRYR, from the coding sequence GTGGGTAACCTGTCTCTTGATTTTTCGCAGAATGAATTTCAACCTTTAGCAGCAAGAATGCGGCCTGAAACCCTTGAGCAATATATTGGGCAAAAGCATTTACTGGCAGAGGGGAAACCGTTGCCACGTGCGATTAAAGCGGGTCATCTGCACTCCATGATTTTATGGGGGCCGCCAGGAACAGGTAAAACAACGCTTGCTGAAATTATTGGTAATTATGCACAAGCCGATATTGAACGTATTTCAGCAGTCACCTCTGGTATTAAAGAAATTCGAGAATCCATTGAAAAAGCTCGGCAAAATCGCAGTGCAGGGCGAAGAACCATTTTATTTGTCGATGAGGTTCATCGTTTTAATAAAAGCCAGCAAGATGCATTTTTACCACACATAGAAGATGGCACGATTACATTTATTGGTGCGACAACAGAAAATCCATCATTTGAATTAAATTCTGCATTGTTATCGCGTGCTAGGGTGTATTTGCTTAAATCCCTTGAAGAAAATGATATTGAACAGGTATTGTTGCAAGCACTGGCTGACACCTCTCGTGGCCTTGGAGGGCAAAATGTTGTTCTGCCTGATAGCACGCGCAAAATGGTTGCTCAGTTGGTTAATGGGGATGCTAGGCGTTCATTAAATCTGCTGGAAATGATGGCGGATATGGCCGAAGCGGATAGCCAAGGGCAGCGTATTTTATCCGCTGATTTATTAAAAGAAGTCAGTGGTGAACGAACCGCAAGGTTTGATAACAAAGGCGACCGTTATTACGACTTAATTTCTGCTTTGCATAAGTCGATTAGAGGCTCAGCACCAGATGCCGCACTGTACTGGTTTGCAAGGATCATCACCGCGGGTGGTGACCCACTGTATGTTGCTCGCCGGCTACTTGCAATTGCATCAGAAGATGTGGGTAATGCGGATCCTCGTGCGATGCAAGTCGCCATTTCAGCTTGGGATTGCTTCACGCGTGTGGGGCCAGCCGAAGGTGAGCGTGCGATTGCCCAAGCCATTGTTTATTTAGCATGTGCGCCGAAAAGTAATGCGGTTTATACCGCCTATAAGGCAGCGATTAAAGATGCGCAAATGCAGCCGGATTACGATGTGCCAGAACATCTTCGAAATGCCCCAACTAAACTATTAAAAGAAATGGGTGCAGGGAAAGAATATCGTTATGCGCATGATGAACCGAACGCATATGCTGCGGGGGAAAACTATTTTCCTGAACCTATGCAAACAACGCGTTATTACTACCCTACGAAACGGGGTCAAGAAAGCAAGTTTGCTGAAAAACTAGACTGGTTAGCCCAACAGGATCAAATTAGCACCACAAAACGCTATCGCTAA